The following are from one region of the Pseudodesulfovibrio piezophilus C1TLV30 genome:
- a CDS encoding 50S ribosomal protein L25: MAELLKLNVQERTEVGKGPNRRMRATGKVPGIYYDAHGTNIMVKMDMVPLQQAYAKVGNAQVFELVLEKDGKTETKPALMWRVRNEPVTGHPEHVDFYGVDLDKEIKIPVHFEITGSSPGVKLGGRMELYREVVEVVCKPMDIPESIVLDISSMNLLDSIRIEDVVFPEGVTPIFDENFAVLTITAKRVEDDGESEDEGEEESTASE, encoded by the coding sequence ATGGCAGAACTGCTGAAACTGAATGTTCAGGAGCGCACCGAAGTGGGCAAAGGCCCTAACCGCCGTATGCGCGCCACCGGAAAAGTTCCCGGCATCTACTACGATGCTCACGGCACCAACATCATGGTGAAAATGGACATGGTTCCCCTGCAGCAAGCTTACGCCAAAGTGGGTAATGCACAGGTTTTCGAGTTGGTCCTGGAAAAGGATGGTAAGACCGAGACCAAGCCAGCCCTGATGTGGCGTGTTCGCAATGAGCCTGTGACAGGCCACCCCGAGCATGTTGATTTTTACGGGGTTGACCTCGACAAGGAAATCAAGATTCCCGTCCACTTCGAGATCACAGGTTCCTCCCCGGGCGTCAAGCTGGGCGGCCGCATGGAACTGTATCGCGAAGTCGTGGAAGTCGTCTGTAAACCTATGGACATTCCCGAGAGCATTGTTCTCGACATTTCCTCGATGAATCTCTTGGACTCCATCCGTATTGAGGATGTTGTTTTCCCAGAGGGCGTCACACCGATCTTCGATGAAAACTTCGCAGTCCTCACTATCACCGCCAAGCGGGTCGAGGATGACGGAGAAAGCGAAGATGAAGGTGAGGAAGAAAGCACAGCTTCCGAATAA
- the pth gene encoding aminoacyl-tRNA hydrolase — MDFKGVIIGLGNPGSQYETTRHNIGFMLVDRIIAMAQGRKNMHLEQINESGDYELWKVKFAGAYRLLAKPMTYMNLSGKAVSKICGRHTLSVDQVMIIHDELDLPVGRMKLKKGGGNNGHNGLESIQNSLNTPNFYRLRLGVGRPNDQFKPISEWVLEPFMPENAIHIPEIIEHACKGLDIFYRRGVGFATQHINGFSIAEPEKENAEQIEDDNADRQTDS, encoded by the coding sequence ATGGATTTCAAAGGCGTCATCATCGGATTGGGCAACCCCGGTTCACAATACGAGACAACCCGTCATAATATAGGGTTCATGCTTGTGGACAGGATTATTGCCATGGCTCAAGGCCGCAAAAATATGCACCTTGAGCAAATAAATGAATCCGGTGACTATGAACTCTGGAAAGTCAAATTTGCCGGAGCTTACAGGCTCTTAGCCAAGCCAATGACTTACATGAATCTCAGTGGCAAAGCTGTTTCAAAAATATGCGGTCGCCATACCCTCAGCGTGGATCAGGTCATGATTATTCATGACGAACTGGACCTTCCTGTTGGGCGAATGAAACTGAAGAAAGGTGGGGGAAACAACGGACATAATGGATTGGAGTCAATCCAAAACAGCCTTAATACTCCCAATTTTTACAGACTCCGACTTGGTGTCGGACGCCCGAATGATCAATTCAAACCAATAAGCGAGTGGGTTCTCGAACCATTTATGCCAGAGAACGCCATACACATTCCGGAGATTATCGAGCATGCCTGCAAGGGGCTGGATATTTTTTATCGCCGGGGGGTCGGGTTCGCTACCCAGCACATCAACGGTTTTTCCATAGCAGAGCCGGAAAAAGAGAATGCGGAACAAATCGAGGACGATAATGCCGACAGGCAAACAGACTCCTAA
- a CDS encoding CarD family transcriptional regulator: MFKVNELVVYPSQGVGRVERIESQEIGGVKADFYIVRILSNNVTLMVPVANAENVGLRSVCSKRIGQEIFESLNDRSEFTGYTGQNWNRRYREYSEKLKSGDLSDVAYVLKELFLIGKDKELSFGERRLLEQAMGLVSMELAYSVDRDQELIKEDINEMFADVIAAQEEKS, encoded by the coding sequence GTGTTCAAGGTTAATGAGTTAGTTGTCTATCCTTCCCAGGGAGTCGGTCGTGTCGAACGTATCGAATCCCAGGAAATCGGCGGTGTCAAGGCTGATTTCTATATTGTTCGCATTCTGAGTAACAATGTGACCCTGATGGTCCCTGTTGCCAATGCCGAAAATGTCGGCCTGCGCTCCGTGTGCAGTAAAAGAATCGGACAGGAAATCTTTGAATCTCTTAATGATCGATCGGAATTTACCGGCTATACTGGTCAGAATTGGAACCGACGCTACCGCGAGTACTCCGAAAAGCTCAAGAGTGGTGATCTTTCTGATGTTGCCTATGTCCTCAAGGAACTTTTCCTCATCGGCAAGGACAAGGAGCTTTCATTCGGAGAGCGCAGACTTCTCGAGCAGGCCATGGGACTTGTTTCCATGGAACTCGCCTATTCTGTCGATCGAGACCAGGAATTGATTAAAGAAGATATTAACGAAATGTTTGCTGATGTTATTGCTGCACAGGAAGAAAAATCATAA
- the rho gene encoding transcription termination factor Rho: MAEKKTAKETPRGKGKPAARGKKKTVATPNGNGVDRLNLAELKLKSMQDLTDLAVQLEVENPSGLRKQELIFELLQQCASQNGQIFGDGVLEILPDGFGFLRSPMYSYMPGPDDIYVSPSQIRRFGLRKGDVVSGQIRPPKEGERYFALLRVSEIGYEKPEHSKNLVLFDNLTPLYPEEQLKLENGDKNYSSRIIDLLAPIGKGQRGVIVAPPRTGKTIMLQTIANSINANHPEVDLIVLLIDERPEEVTDMQRTVKAEVVSSTFDEPPQRHVQVADMVIEKAKRLVERKRDVVILLDSITRLGRAYNAVTPSSGRVLSGGIDANALQRPKRFFGAARNIEEGGSLTIISTALIDTGSRMDEVIFEEFKGTGNMELYLDRHLSEKRVYPAIDINRSGTRKEELLLEEDVLNRVWILRKLLSPMSSIDSMEFLRGKMKGTKNNRQFFESMSK; the protein is encoded by the coding sequence ATGGCCGAGAAAAAGACTGCAAAAGAAACCCCGAGAGGCAAAGGCAAGCCCGCCGCCCGAGGCAAGAAGAAAACTGTCGCTACCCCGAACGGGAATGGTGTCGACAGGCTGAATCTGGCTGAACTCAAGCTCAAATCCATGCAGGACCTCACGGACCTCGCTGTCCAGTTGGAGGTTGAGAACCCGAGCGGGTTGCGCAAACAGGAGCTCATTTTCGAGCTTTTGCAACAATGTGCTTCACAGAATGGACAAATCTTTGGTGACGGTGTCCTTGAAATCCTGCCTGACGGCTTTGGTTTCCTCCGTTCCCCGATGTACAGCTACATGCCTGGTCCTGATGACATCTATGTATCACCCTCGCAAATCCGTCGTTTCGGACTTCGCAAGGGTGATGTTGTTTCGGGGCAGATCCGCCCCCCCAAAGAGGGTGAACGGTATTTTGCTCTCCTCCGTGTCAGTGAAATTGGCTACGAGAAGCCTGAGCACTCCAAGAATCTCGTCCTTTTTGACAACTTGACGCCTCTGTATCCCGAAGAGCAACTCAAGCTTGAAAATGGTGACAAGAATTATTCTTCACGCATAATTGATCTGCTTGCTCCCATCGGCAAGGGGCAGCGCGGTGTTATTGTGGCCCCGCCCCGCACCGGTAAGACCATCATGTTGCAAACCATTGCCAACTCCATCAATGCCAACCATCCAGAGGTGGACCTCATTGTCCTGCTCATTGATGAACGGCCTGAGGAAGTGACGGACATGCAACGCACGGTCAAGGCCGAAGTGGTCAGCTCCACCTTTGATGAACCACCGCAGCGTCACGTTCAGGTGGCCGATATGGTCATCGAAAAAGCCAAACGCCTTGTTGAGCGCAAGCGGGATGTTGTTATCCTACTTGACTCCATCACACGCCTGGGCCGTGCTTATAATGCGGTGACTCCGTCGTCCGGACGAGTTTTATCCGGTGGCATCGATGCCAACGCCCTCCAGCGTCCCAAGCGATTCTTCGGTGCAGCACGCAATATTGAAGAAGGCGGTTCACTGACGATTATTTCAACCGCACTCATCGATACAGGGTCTCGCATGGACGAAGTCATCTTCGAGGAATTCAAGGGAACCGGCAACATGGAACTCTATCTTGACCGCCATCTCTCGGAGAAACGAGTCTACCCGGCTATTGACATCAACCGCTCTGGTACCCGCAAGGAAGAACTGCTTCTGGAAGAAGACGTTCTCAACCGCGTCTGGATTTTGCGCAAGCTCCTCTCGCCCATGAGTTCTATAGACTCCATGGAGTTCCTGCGCGGCAAGATGAAAGGGACGAAGAACAACAGACAATTCTTCGAATCAATGAGCAAA